In a single window of the Rhodoferax saidenbachensis genome:
- a CDS encoding copper-binding protein, whose product MKHWIFATALVCAGTAWADVEWVRGRVVKVEPDKARITLQHARIKSIRMEAMTMPFKVIQPERLQGLKVGQKVRFTVAMQDDHLMVDALEPVQ is encoded by the coding sequence GTGAAACACTGGATATTTGCAACGGCGCTGGTCTGCGCCGGTACGGCCTGGGCCGATGTCGAATGGGTGCGTGGCCGCGTCGTCAAAGTGGAACCTGACAAAGCGCGCATCACGCTGCAGCATGCACGCATCAAAAGCATCCGCATGGAAGCCATGACCATGCCCTTCAAGGTCATACAGCCCGAGCGCCTGCAGGGGCTGAAAGTGGGCCAAAAGGTGCGCTTTACCGTGGCCATGCAGGACGACCACCTGATGGTTGATGCGCTGGAGCCTGTGCAATGA
- a CDS encoding alpha-hydroxy acid oxidase, with amino-acid sequence MPVITNIEDLRVLAKKRVPRMFYDYADSGSWTEGTYRANSEDFQKIKLRQRVAVNMENRSTATQMVGVDAKMPVSIAPVGLTGMQHADGEIHAARAAEKFGIPFTLSTMSICSMEDVARNTQAPFWFQLYMMRDRAAMVKMMERARAVRCSALVLTLDLQVIGQRHKDLKNGLTAPPRPTIANIINLATKPRWCLGMLGTRRHTFGNLVGHVEAVSDMSSLAAWTNEQFDPRLSWPDVEWVKQQWGGKLILKGIQDVEDAILAVKSGADAIVVSNHGGRQLDGAPSSISALPAIVAAVGDKVEVWMDGGIRSGQDVLKAWALGARGTMIGRAMVYGLGAMGEAGVTKALQVIHKELDVTMAFCGHTNIQNVDTGILLAGTY; translated from the coding sequence ATGCCCGTCATTACCAATATCGAAGACCTTCGCGTTCTGGCCAAAAAGCGGGTGCCCCGCATGTTCTACGACTACGCCGATTCCGGCTCGTGGACCGAGGGCACCTACCGCGCCAATTCCGAAGACTTCCAGAAGATCAAGCTGCGCCAGCGCGTGGCCGTGAACATGGAAAACCGCAGCACCGCCACCCAGATGGTGGGCGTGGACGCGAAGATGCCCGTGAGCATTGCCCCCGTGGGCCTGACCGGCATGCAGCATGCCGATGGCGAAATCCACGCGGCGCGTGCGGCGGAGAAGTTTGGCATTCCGTTCACGTTGTCCACCATGAGCATCTGCTCCATGGAAGACGTGGCGCGCAATACCCAGGCGCCGTTCTGGTTTCAGTTGTACATGATGCGCGACCGTGCCGCCATGGTGAAGATGATGGAGCGCGCCCGCGCCGTGCGCTGCAGTGCGCTGGTGCTCACGCTGGACTTGCAGGTGATTGGCCAGCGCCACAAGGACCTGAAAAACGGCCTGACCGCCCCGCCCCGCCCGACGATTGCCAACATCATCAATCTGGCCACCAAGCCACGCTGGTGCCTGGGGATGCTGGGCACGCGCCGGCATACGTTTGGCAATCTGGTCGGCCATGTGGAGGCGGTGAGCGACATGTCGTCATTGGCGGCGTGGACCAATGAACAGTTTGACCCGCGCCTGTCCTGGCCCGATGTGGAATGGGTCAAGCAGCAATGGGGCGGCAAGCTGATCCTCAAAGGCATTCAGGATGTGGAAGACGCCATCCTGGCCGTGAAGAGCGGTGCCGATGCGATTGTGGTGAGCAACCACGGTGGGCGCCAACTCGATGGCGCACCCAGCAGTATCTCGGCCCTCCCCGCCATCGTCGCCGCAGTCGGTGACAAGGTGGAAGTGTGGATGGACGGTGGCATCCGCAGCGGGCAGGATGTGCTCAAGGCCTGGGCGCTGGGCGCACGCGGCACCATGATTGGCCGTGCCATGGTCTATGGCCTGGGTGCGATGGGCGAAGCGGGTGTGACCAAAGCGCTGCAGGTCATCCACAAGGAACTGGACGTGACCATGGCCTTTTGCGGCCACACCAATATTCAGAATGTGGATACGGGGATTTTGTTGGCTGGGACTTATTGA
- a CDS encoding VOC family protein: MKTQIDHLVVVANTLEQGVQWCEATLGITPGPGGEHAQYGTHNRLFKIATPAHPLAYFEIIAIDPGRIRPAAAESKRWFDMDDAALQAAVATEPRLVHFVANTDDIQAARNALKAQGVDRGPAVQASRHSRRGLLQWQITVREDGQRLFNGALPSLIQWGKANDAEPLRLHPRNSLPRSGVTLQSIAISYPTGEKLQAALDAIQLGGITVATGPANLTATLQTPKGLVTLQSQGI; encoded by the coding sequence ATGAAAACCCAAATCGATCATCTGGTTGTCGTTGCCAACACGCTGGAGCAAGGCGTGCAATGGTGCGAAGCCACGCTGGGCATCACGCCCGGTCCCGGCGGCGAACATGCGCAGTACGGCACGCACAACCGCCTGTTCAAAATCGCCACGCCGGCCCACCCGCTGGCCTACTTTGAAATCATCGCCATCGACCCTGGCCGCATACGGCCCGCTGCGGCAGAGAGCAAACGCTGGTTTGACATGGACGACGCCGCGCTGCAAGCGGCTGTGGCCACCGAGCCGCGCCTGGTGCACTTTGTGGCAAACACCGACGACATCCAGGCCGCACGCAACGCGCTCAAAGCACAGGGCGTGGACCGTGGCCCCGCAGTGCAAGCCAGCCGGCACTCACGCCGCGGTCTGCTGCAGTGGCAAATCACCGTGCGCGAAGACGGCCAGCGCCTGTTCAACGGCGCGCTGCCCAGCCTGATCCAGTGGGGCAAGGCCAACGATGCAGAGCCCCTGCGCCTGCACCCCCGCAACAGCCTGCCGCGCTCGGGCGTGACGTTGCAGAGCATTGCCATCAGCTACCCCACCGGCGAAAAACTACAGGCGGCGCTGGACGCCATCCAGCTCGGTGGCATCACCGTGGCCACCGGCCCGGCCAATCTCACCGCCACACTGCAAACGCCCAAGGGCCTGGTCACACTGCAAAGCCAGGGCATTTAG
- a CDS encoding heavy-metal-associated domain-containing protein has product MIKKTITMLAFAVAALPSFAATSVKATVNGMVCAFCAQGIEKRISKMDATKAVFVDLKKKTVAVEAKEGKTLDEKAIAAEITDAGYDVVKLEQVQKSVEEIKAELKARK; this is encoded by the coding sequence ATGATCAAGAAAACCATCACCATGCTGGCATTCGCTGTTGCAGCACTTCCTTCCTTCGCCGCCACCAGCGTCAAGGCCACGGTCAACGGCATGGTCTGCGCCTTTTGCGCGCAGGGCATCGAGAAGCGCATTTCCAAAATGGACGCCACCAAAGCCGTCTTTGTGGACCTCAAGAAAAAGACGGTGGCTGTGGAAGCCAAAGAGGGCAAGACGCTGGATGAAAAAGCCATTGCCGCCGAGATCACCGACGCGGGCTACGACGTGGTGAAGCTGGAGCAGGTGCAAAAATCGGTGGAAGAAATCAAGGCCGAACTGAAGGCGCGCAAATGA
- a CDS encoding methylated-DNA--[protein]-cysteine S-methyltransferase — protein MPTLAYALFPTPLGYCGIAWGAQGLTGVQLPEANEAATRARMAKRFPQCGEGEPPPDVRVAITAITALLDGKPTEPTDLSDLVLDMDGVPPFHQRVYTLARGIPPGETLTYGEMARLLGEPGAARAVGQALGANPFAPVVPCHRILAANGRSGGFSAPGGVDTKLRMLLTERARFNGPGLFD, from the coding sequence ATGCCCACACTCGCCTACGCCCTCTTCCCCACGCCGCTTGGCTACTGCGGCATTGCCTGGGGTGCGCAGGGGCTGACCGGCGTGCAACTGCCGGAAGCCAACGAAGCCGCGACCCGCGCACGCATGGCCAAACGTTTCCCGCAATGCGGTGAGGGCGAACCACCGCCCGATGTACGTGTGGCAATCACCGCCATCACCGCGCTGCTGGACGGCAAACCCACCGAACCGACCGACCTCAGTGACCTGGTGCTGGACATGGACGGCGTGCCGCCCTTTCACCAGCGCGTGTACACATTGGCGCGTGGCATACCACCGGGCGAGACGTTGACCTATGGCGAAATGGCGCGCCTGCTGGGCGAACCTGGTGCGGCGCGCGCCGTGGGCCAGGCGCTGGGTGCCAACCCGTTTGCGCCCGTGGTGCCCTGCCACCGCATACTGGCCGCGAATGGCCGCTCGGGCGGTTTCTCGGCACCCGGCGGTGTGGACACCAAACTGCGCATGCTACTGACCGAGCGTGCGCGCTTCAACGGGCCGGGTTTGTTCGACTAA
- a CDS encoding DNA polymerase Y family protein, with translation MPSPIRRIAHLDMDAFYASVELLRYPQLKGLPVVIGGGRRALDDALRDEYAELPLHEIPVSAFPLLKDYTGRGVITTATYAARQFGVGSAMGMMKAAKLCPQAILLPVDFAQYRHYSQRFKTIITEIAPLMENRGVDEVYIDFTDVPGGQREGGRVLARLIQKAIFDDTGLTCSVGVAPNKLLAKMASEFNKPNGIAIVYESDLETMIWPLACRKINGIGPKADAKLKGHGIETIGQLAAKELQWLMDTFGPRTGAWMFDVSHGRDDRPIVLESEPVSISRETSFERDLHAVRDKAELGAIFTRLCEQLADDLQRKGYVGKTIGIKIKYEDFTAVTRDITIERHIDDAKELRRVAGLCLKRAPLQKKLRLLGVRMGALLSAEEALNYKQNRPPAPMNSAQAAIELEASGERTGWLF, from the coding sequence ATGCCCTCCCCCATCCGCCGCATCGCCCACCTGGACATGGACGCTTTTTACGCGTCGGTGGAGCTGCTGCGTTACCCACAGCTCAAGGGGCTGCCGGTGGTGATTGGCGGGGGACGCCGTGCGCTGGACGATGCGCTGCGCGACGAGTACGCGGAACTGCCGCTGCACGAGATTCCGGTGTCGGCGTTCCCGCTGCTGAAAGACTACACCGGGCGTGGCGTGATCACCACCGCGACCTATGCTGCGCGGCAGTTTGGCGTGGGCTCGGCCATGGGCATGATGAAGGCGGCCAAGCTGTGCCCGCAGGCGATATTGCTGCCGGTGGACTTTGCGCAGTACCGCCACTACTCGCAGCGCTTCAAAACCATCATCACCGAGATTGCGCCGCTGATGGAGAACCGCGGTGTGGACGAGGTCTACATCGACTTCACCGATGTGCCCGGCGGCCAGCGCGAGGGCGGCCGCGTATTGGCGCGGCTAATACAGAAAGCGATTTTTGACGACACGGGCCTGACCTGTTCGGTGGGCGTGGCGCCCAACAAACTGCTGGCCAAGATGGCCAGCGAGTTCAACAAGCCCAACGGCATCGCCATCGTTTACGAGAGCGATCTGGAGACCATGATCTGGCCCCTGGCCTGCCGCAAAATCAACGGCATAGGCCCCAAGGCCGACGCCAAGCTCAAAGGCCACGGTATAGAAACCATTGGCCAGCTGGCGGCCAAAGAGCTGCAATGGTTGATGGACACCTTTGGTCCACGCACCGGTGCCTGGATGTTTGATGTGTCCCACGGCCGCGACGACCGGCCCATCGTGCTGGAGAGTGAGCCGGTTTCCATCAGCCGCGAAACCTCGTTCGAGCGCGACCTGCATGCCGTGCGCGACAAGGCCGAGCTGGGCGCCATCTTCACGCGTCTGTGCGAACAACTGGCCGACGACCTGCAGCGCAAGGGGTATGTGGGAAAGACCATTGGCATCAAGATCAAGTACGAGGACTTCACCGCGGTCACGCGTGACATCACGATAGAGCGCCACATAGACGACGCCAAAGAACTACGGCGTGTGGCGGGCCTGTGCCTGAAACGCGCACCGCTGCAGAAGAAGCTGCGCCTGCTGGGGGTGCGTATGGGGGCGCTGCTGAGTGCTGAAGAGGCTCTGAATTACAAGCAGAATAGGCCTCCAGCCCCCATGAATAGTGCGCAAGCAGCTATCGAATTGGAAGCATCTGGAGAGCGGACGGGCTGGCTTTTTTGA
- a CDS encoding LysR family transcriptional regulator: MKSQTARIEQLRLRDLLLLDHLDQTGSLRVTAERLNVTQPAVTQALQVLENAFGVTLVQRGRRGQRGVSLTPAGQAALVRLRIARQELMAAHAAALTPHITTLRVGALPLAMFHVLPQALARLRVAMPNIHIELNESTVSGLWRALADGQVDAIVCRLPSPNEQLPLSAGIVYHTVSAGTERLVLVAGRAHPLASKRNPSLESMTRQAWVLPPTGAFTRMVFDQVFIRAGLKPPVASITSLSFHSNLQLAAASDLMTVAPESAVRTYERALKLKIIPAEWGEQSSGVVLAFRESSLNNPAVVALQDCFQYL, from the coding sequence ATGAAATCTCAAACTGCACGCATTGAACAGTTGCGCTTGCGTGATCTGCTGCTGCTCGACCACCTGGACCAGACCGGCTCGTTGCGCGTGACGGCAGAGCGCCTCAATGTGACGCAGCCCGCCGTGACCCAGGCCTTGCAAGTTCTGGAGAATGCCTTTGGCGTAACCCTGGTCCAGCGCGGGCGGCGTGGGCAACGCGGCGTGAGTCTGACGCCCGCGGGGCAAGCCGCGCTGGTGCGCCTGCGTATTGCACGTCAGGAACTGATGGCCGCACACGCAGCGGCGCTGACACCTCACATCACAACCCTGCGTGTGGGGGCGTTGCCTCTGGCCATGTTTCATGTGTTGCCACAGGCGCTGGCGCGCTTGCGCGTGGCGATGCCGAACATCCATATTGAACTGAACGAGTCCACCGTATCGGGCTTATGGCGCGCATTGGCCGATGGTCAGGTGGACGCCATCGTGTGCCGGCTTCCATCACCCAATGAGCAGTTGCCACTTTCGGCCGGCATTGTGTATCACACGGTGTCCGCAGGAACGGAGCGACTGGTGCTGGTAGCGGGGCGTGCGCATCCGCTGGCAAGCAAACGCAATCCGTCACTGGAGTCTATGACACGGCAGGCTTGGGTGCTCCCTCCCACAGGGGCCTTTACCCGGATGGTTTTTGACCAGGTTTTTATACGTGCAGGCTTGAAGCCCCCTGTGGCCTCCATCACTTCACTTTCGTTTCACAGCAATTTGCAGTTGGCCGCCGCCAGTGACTTGATGACCGTGGCGCCCGAGTCTGCCGTGCGTACCTATGAGCGCGCCTTGAAACTCAAGATCATTCCCGCCGAGTGGGGAGAGCAGAGCAGTGGCGTGGTTCTGGCGTTTCGCGAATCAAGCTTGAACAACCCGGCAGTTGTGGCTTTGCAAGACTGCTTTCAATACCTCTGA
- a CDS encoding MlaD family protein, whose product MQATPQTPPPTPEPIARVERRALLLLVLIGLLVCGFLAYVMYARGVFESTQRLVLVANDSEGVIVGMDLTFSGFPIGRVQRIELAEDGKVRIVIDVPRKDARWLRTSSIFTMERGVVGDTRIRAFSGILTDPPLPPDSERVVLEGDTSAEIPRLVASTRAVLENLEAMTGAESSINTTLAHLSTVTERLSGRYGMLTGLLGSEDNAKKIIATLDRTNALLARTDQRLNGQGGVFDGTQAAVNQLTLVLTDARASLQKVDAVLVEAQAVGANARMASADLGALRAEVEVSLRKVNQLVDEVNRKWPFARDTEIKLP is encoded by the coding sequence ATGCAAGCTACACCCCAAACACCACCACCCACTCCCGAGCCCATCGCCCGGGTGGAGCGCCGCGCCTTGCTGCTGCTGGTGCTCATCGGTCTGCTGGTGTGCGGCTTTCTGGCCTATGTGATGTATGCGCGCGGTGTGTTTGAGAGCACGCAGCGTCTGGTGCTGGTGGCCAATGATTCCGAAGGCGTGATCGTCGGCATGGACCTCACCTTCTCGGGCTTCCCGATTGGCCGTGTGCAGCGTATCGAGCTGGCGGAAGACGGCAAGGTCCGCATCGTGATTGATGTGCCGCGCAAAGACGCGCGCTGGCTGCGCACCTCCAGCATCTTCACCATGGAGCGCGGCGTGGTGGGTGACACGCGCATCCGCGCCTTCTCCGGCATTCTGACCGACCCGCCGCTGCCACCCGACTCTGAACGCGTGGTGCTGGAGGGTGATACCAGCGCCGAAATCCCGCGTCTGGTGGCATCCACCCGTGCCGTGCTGGAAAACCTGGAGGCCATGACTGGCGCCGAATCCAGCATCAACACCACACTGGCCCACCTGAGTACCGTGACCGAACGCCTAAGTGGCCGTTACGGCATGCTCACCGGTCTGCTGGGCAGTGAAGACAACGCCAAAAAGATCATCGCCACGCTGGACCGCACGAACGCGCTCTTGGCCCGCACGGACCAACGCCTCAATGGCCAGGGCGGTGTGTTCGACGGCACCCAGGCCGCCGTCAACCAGCTCACGCTGGTGCTGACCGATGCGCGTGCCAGTCTGCAAAAGGTGGACGCCGTGCTGGTGGAGGCCCAGGCCGTGGGCGCCAATGCCCGTATGGCCAGCGCCGACCTGGGCGCCTTGCGTGCCGAGGTGGAAGTGAGCCTGCGCAAGGTCAACCAGTTGGTGGACGAGGTCAACCGCAAATGGCCGTTTGCCCGCGACACCGAGATCAAGCTGCCATGA
- a CDS encoding MlaE family ABC transporter permease, producing MTPNSPLHLAPHAWGRAVLRGALSWWHLLHFSAMVMVLALSPSSYDRTSRVTLSRHMYTSTWQVLPWFTVLSALLSLVLIRIVLVTALSYGLSHYALQMVVRVLVLELIPLAAALYVALRAGLAFNAGAAPQVGNAERLGLHELRTALMPRALADAFSVLALAMVSSAIALVLAYLSVHGFTLWGLQGYTRTVGQVFDLFTTLTFVLKAVGFSLAVALVPLAASVEARRVPVRDSTVQPGAVRLFLVLLLIEAAFLTVRYI from the coding sequence ATGACGCCCAACTCGCCGCTGCACCTTGCGCCCCACGCCTGGGGCCGGGCCGTGCTGCGGGGCGCGCTGAGCTGGTGGCACCTGTTGCATTTTTCGGCCATGGTGATGGTGCTGGCTCTGTCACCTTCCAGCTACGACCGCACCAGCCGCGTCACGCTGTCGCGGCATATGTACACCAGCACCTGGCAGGTGCTGCCTTGGTTCACCGTGCTGTCGGCCCTGTTGAGCCTGGTGCTGATTCGCATCGTGTTGGTCACGGCGCTGAGCTACGGGCTCTCGCACTACGCGCTGCAGATGGTGGTGCGTGTGCTGGTGCTGGAGCTGATTCCGCTCGCCGCTGCCCTGTATGTCGCGCTGCGCGCGGGGCTGGCCTTCAACGCCGGTGCGGCACCCCAGGTGGGTAACGCAGAGCGGCTGGGTCTGCACGAGCTGCGCACCGCGCTGATGCCACGTGCGCTGGCCGACGCGTTTTCGGTGCTGGCGCTGGCCATGGTCAGCAGTGCGATTGCGCTGGTGCTGGCGTATTTGAGTGTGCATGGTTTCACGCTGTGGGGACTGCAGGGCTATACCCGCACTGTGGGGCAAGTGTTTGACCTGTTCACCACGTTGACGTTTGTGCTCAAGGCCGTGGGTTTCAGCCTGGCCGTGGCCCTGGTGCCCTTGGCAGCCAGTGTGGAGGCCCGTCGTGTGCCCGTGCGGGACAGCACGGTGCAACCCGGCGCAGTGCGCCTGTTTTTGGTACTGTTGCTGATCGAAGCCGCTTTCCTGACCGTCCGATACATTTAG
- a CDS encoding zf-TFIIB domain-containing protein: protein MKCPTCPDATLVMTDRQGIEIDYCPQCRGVWLDRGELDKLIERSASTAQSTRPVQPAPQYAQPVRRPDFEDSDYKRHGYRKQKSWLSEIFD, encoded by the coding sequence ATGAAATGCCCCACTTGTCCCGACGCGACTTTGGTCATGACAGATCGCCAAGGCATAGAGATTGACTACTGCCCGCAGTGCCGCGGTGTGTGGCTGGACCGGGGCGAGCTGGACAAGCTGATAGAGCGCAGCGCAAGTACTGCACAGAGCACGCGCCCCGTGCAGCCCGCACCGCAATATGCGCAGCCAGTGCGTCGGCCCGACTTTGAAGACTCCGACTACAAGCGCCATGGCTACCGCAAACAAAAATCCTGGCTCAGCGAGATTTTTGACTAA
- a CDS encoding Bug family tripartite tricarboxylate transporter substrate binding protein encodes MQQRPQQGRLQRRAFITAATCGLAGPLGVTSLWAQTGFPNKPVRIIVPYAAGGGPDVLTRKVAPKLGEILGQPIVVENIVGAGGILAAQSVARAAPDGYTVLAGASTHVVQKAMQPSVKFDPIKDFAPITRSTVSPALLVVAANAPWKTVQELIAAVKKEPGKLNYASGGIGSAAHLSSAALLLATDANAVHVPYRGSVEIIPSLLSGSTQFGCPIASTAVGPVLQGQVRALATTGAVRMPQLPHVPTLKEVFGKDELVLESWGCFWAPAGTPAAVLDVLFKAFTKLYSDPSIRADHEAAGAPVSLNTSPAEFGRFLEAETTKYERIVKAIGLNGN; translated from the coding sequence ATGCAACAACGGCCTCAACAAGGTCGGCTTCAACGCCGCGCATTCATCACTGCAGCCACCTGCGGCCTTGCCGGCCCACTGGGCGTGACGTCGCTGTGGGCCCAGACGGGGTTTCCGAACAAGCCGGTGCGCATCATCGTGCCCTATGCAGCCGGTGGTGGGCCTGATGTGTTGACGCGCAAGGTCGCTCCCAAACTGGGTGAGATCCTGGGCCAGCCCATCGTGGTGGAAAACATCGTGGGCGCGGGTGGGATTCTGGCTGCGCAGTCGGTGGCGCGCGCTGCGCCGGATGGTTATACGGTATTGGCCGGTGCGTCCACCCATGTCGTCCAGAAGGCGATGCAGCCGTCCGTCAAGTTTGACCCGATCAAGGATTTCGCCCCTATCACCCGCAGCACCGTCAGCCCGGCCTTGTTGGTGGTGGCAGCCAATGCGCCATGGAAGACCGTGCAGGAGTTGATTGCGGCCGTCAAAAAAGAACCCGGCAAGCTCAACTACGCCTCGGGTGGCATTGGCAGTGCGGCGCACCTGTCCAGTGCGGCGCTGTTGTTGGCCACGGATGCCAATGCCGTGCACGTGCCCTACAGGGGGTCGGTTGAAATCATTCCGAGCCTGTTGTCTGGCTCTACGCAGTTTGGCTGCCCTATCGCCTCCACCGCCGTGGGCCCGGTTCTTCAGGGGCAGGTGCGCGCACTGGCCACCACGGGCGCTGTACGCATGCCGCAATTACCCCATGTGCCGACCTTGAAAGAAGTGTTTGGCAAGGACGAACTGGTGCTGGAGTCCTGGGGCTGCTTCTGGGCACCTGCAGGCACGCCTGCGGCCGTGCTGGATGTGCTGTTCAAGGCCTTCACCAAGCTCTACAGCGATCCATCCATCCGCGCTGACCACGAGGCGGCTGGCGCGCCGGTGAGCCTGAACACGTCGCCCGCAGAATTTGGCAGATTCCTGGAAGCCGAAACCACCAAGTACGAACGCATCGTCAAGGCCATAGGCCTGAACGGCAATTGA
- a CDS encoding SRPBCC family protein: MVDILHRVGIKASVDQVYQALATREGLAAWWTGNTRGESKTGGLLTFTFSANGAEIGGFDMQVLELEPARRVLWQVSGGPEEWVGTQISFDLKQSGEHAIVMFKHLGWKEPMEFMHHCSTKWAVYLMSLKSLVETGMGTPNPNDPHVSGDGAD; encoded by the coding sequence ATGGTGGATATCCTGCACAGAGTCGGAATCAAGGCGTCGGTAGACCAGGTTTACCAGGCACTTGCCACGCGAGAAGGCCTGGCAGCCTGGTGGACTGGCAACACGCGCGGGGAGAGTAAAACAGGTGGCTTGCTCACTTTCACCTTCAGCGCCAACGGTGCGGAGATTGGTGGTTTTGACATGCAGGTGCTGGAGTTGGAGCCTGCGCGGCGCGTGCTCTGGCAGGTGAGCGGTGGGCCTGAGGAGTGGGTGGGCACCCAGATCAGTTTTGACCTGAAGCAGTCCGGCGAACATGCCATCGTGATGTTCAAGCACCTGGGCTGGAAAGAGCCGATGGAATTCATGCACCATTGCAGCACCAAGTGGGCGGTCTATCTGATGAGCTTAAAGTCGCTGGTCGAAACCGGCATGGGCACGCCCAACCCGAACGACCCCCACGTCAGCGGCGACGGCGC
- a CDS encoding CaiB/BaiF CoA transferase family protein, whose translation MTPLVDLKVLDFSHVIAGPFATFYLAQLGAEVTKIEKPGGGDVMRGAARGAAQFAAFNAGKRCMEIDLGSEAGRASALELARTSDVLLDNFRPGVLERHGLGYAAVRAINPRIIYCSVSGYGTLHAPWKTRGAYDHVIQAATGMAMLAGDPGGPPVKTGFPVVDVMTGVLAAFAITAAVQERQRTGNGRHIDVSMWGAALQLMYPFTVDALASGESPPRVGNKGYSGSPAAEYFEAAAGSFIAIGANTVAQIGKLYGVLGWAPEQARTELEQGPGFARARDPAAFRDKLAGTLKTRHASEWEELLHAAGVPAAKVRTLSEFTTDAKAAGALLPSILQMAGSAVATPGLGWTTTEAD comes from the coding sequence ATGACGCCTCTTGTTGATCTCAAGGTTCTCGATTTCAGCCATGTCATTGCGGGGCCGTTTGCCACCTTTTATCTGGCGCAACTCGGCGCTGAAGTCACCAAAATAGAAAAGCCAGGTGGTGGCGATGTGATGCGCGGCGCGGCGCGTGGCGCCGCACAGTTCGCAGCCTTCAATGCCGGCAAGCGGTGCATGGAGATAGACCTGGGCAGCGAAGCGGGCCGCGCCAGTGCACTGGAGCTGGCCCGCACGAGCGACGTGTTGCTCGACAACTTTCGCCCGGGTGTGCTGGAGCGCCATGGCCTGGGCTACGCCGCAGTGCGGGCCATCAATCCACGCATCATTTATTGCTCTGTATCTGGTTACGGCACTTTGCATGCGCCCTGGAAAACACGCGGGGCCTACGACCATGTGATCCAGGCCGCTACGGGTATGGCGATGTTGGCAGGTGACCCCGGGGGGCCACCGGTCAAGACAGGTTTCCCCGTCGTGGACGTGATGACCGGTGTGCTGGCTGCCTTTGCCATCACGGCTGCTGTGCAGGAGCGGCAGCGCACGGGCAATGGCCGCCATATTGATGTATCGATGTGGGGCGCTGCCTTGCAATTGATGTACCCCTTCACCGTGGATGCTTTGGCCAGTGGTGAATCTCCCCCCAGAGTGGGCAACAAGGGGTATTCGGGCAGTCCTGCCGCCGAATATTTTGAGGCGGCTGCCGGGAGCTTCATCGCCATCGGTGCGAATACGGTGGCGCAAATCGGCAAGCTCTATGGCGTGCTGGGCTGGGCGCCTGAACAGGCCCGCACGGAGCTGGAGCAAGGCCCGGGTTTTGCACGGGCGCGCGACCCGGCGGCCTTTCGCGACAAACTGGCAGGCACGCTCAAAACGCGACACGCCAGCGAATGGGAGGAGTTGTTGCACGCGGCAGGCGTTCCCGCCGCGAAGGTACGCACACTGTCCGAGTTCACCACCGACGCCAAGGCTGCGGGTGCACTGCTGCCTTCCATCCTGCAGATGGCGGGCAGTGCGGTGGCCACCCCCGGACTGGGCTGGACTACCACCGAGGCAGATTGA